The genomic stretch TCGCAGTGGCTCACGGTGAAGGCCGCGCAGAATTCGCATCTCGGGTCGCTGCAGAAGCCTGCTTGAAGACTGGCCTCGTGGCTCTCCGCTACGTGGACGGCAAGCACGAATACACCGAACGCTACCCGCTGAACCCCAACGGTTCACCCTTCGCCATCAACGGTCTCTGCTCTGAAGACGGTCGCGCTCTCGTCATGATGCCGCACCCGGAACGCGTGTTCCGTACCTGCCAGTACTCCTGGCATCCGGCTGAATGGGGCGAAGACGGTCCGTGGATGCAGCTGTTCCGCAACGGCCGTATCTTTGTGGGCTAGCCAGGGTCGAATGCGGCCTGGCCGTATCTTTGTTGGGTAGCCTCTTTTACACTATTCACTAAAAACATCCGCTTCCTGCTTTACCGCAGGGGCGGATTTTTTTTGAAAAATCAATAAAGTTTTCGAAAGTTTACGTGTGAAAGACAGGTCGTTGGTGTTTGCCAAAATTTACAGCGAAAATCCATTTCACAAAGCTATATTTGTGTCATTAAAAAGGGTTTCGACATGAATAGAGTTTCATCTACTTTGGCATTGGTTTTGGGTGCTTTTGTAACAATTAGTTCTGCAGCTCAGATTCAGGGATTTATTTCGGGTTATGCACCTGGTGACATCACTGAAAAAAAAGAAAAAAAGGGTGGCGCAGAATCTGAGATTGATCTTCACTCTGACTTTGCATGGGGGCTGGGCGCCGAGTTCTTGGTTTTCCCTGTTGGTCCTCTTATGGTTGGTGGCGGCCTTGGTTACATGGGCATGCAAAAAGATGGTGATAATGGTATTGTTTTGCCTGCATTCCCGTTCTGGGCATCTGTTGGTGCAATTGCTCCTGAAGAATGGAAGGCTCGCCCTTATGTAGAGGCAAGAATTGGTTATCCTATTCCGGCAACAACCCTTAAGACCTGGTGGAATGAACCGGTTAATTTCTTTGTGATGGGCAATGTCGGTGTTCAATTGCCGTACCACATGGGCGTTGAATTTAACTGCACTTATTTGACCATGGAGAAATACTTTGCCGCAGAAGGTTACAAGTTCCGTTTGAACTCTCTGAAGTTCGGTGGCTCCATTACAGTTCACTTCGATTTGTTCAAGAATTCTGCACAACCGGCTCCTACTCCTGCTGAACCGGAAAAGACTGCAGAAGAACCTGTAGCCGAGGAATTCTCTTATGGATATCAATCTGATGAACAGACTGCTGTAGAACCTGTTGCAGAAGAAGCGGTTGCAGACTCGGCTTCCTACGGCGTTCCTTCTGAGGAAACTCCTGTTGAAGAATCTGCAGAACCTGCTCCTGAAGAACAGGTTGCTCCTGCCGAAGACGCTGTGACTGAAGAATCCGCGGAAGAAACTCCTGCGGAGGAACCTGTAGCCGAGGCTCCTGTTGAAGAGCCTGCTCCCGAACCTGCTGCAGAACCTGCCCCCGAACCGGAAAAGAAACCTGTTGCAAAGAAGAAAAAGGCTGCCAGCAAGAAAAAGACAACCAAGAAGGCTCCGGCAAAGAAGACCTCCAAGAAAAGGACTACGTCTAGAAAGAGACGTTAGAGTTTTTGTGGGTTGAAGAGATATGCCGCTTTTTGCGGCATTTCTTTTATGTAGTTTCAAGGATGTATTTGTTTGTGAAAATTGAGGCACTTTAAATGTCAGAACAATCTTTATCTCGCGAATCTTTGGTGGAATTCTTCGGTGCGGAAGAATACACTCGCTTGTGTCGCCATGAGGCTGGTCATGCGCTGGTTGCGTTACTTTTTAAGCGCCCTCTGGAATATGTGAAGATGACAAACTCCAAGGAACGCCCAGGTATTACCCGCATCTCCGGCAGCGATCTGGAAGGTTCCGCCCACATCGCAATCGCGGGACATATTTCCGAATTCATTATCCGCAAGAACTTCGCCTGCGATCTGGACACTGTGCTTAAGGAACTGCCTGCGGAACTGTACAAGAGCGATGCGGACTACCAGAGTTTTCAGGCCGCCTGCTATTACTACAAGATGTCGGAAGTGAACGTTGTGGAGCAGTGCTATAACGTGCTCATGGCCTGCCAGAAACCGCTGATGGCTATTGTTGACGGCCTGGAACAGCGCACTTACCTGAGCCGGGTCGATATTGAAAATCTTCTGAAAGTTTAAACGGCTTTTACACGGAATTTCGTCCGTGAAATGTCGCCACCCTTTTCGTAAAAAACAGATTGGTCTATATTGCCCTTTGAGGTGATATATGATTAGGATGTTTATGCGGCGGGTGGCAATTTTTATAGGATGTGTATTGCTACTGGCTTGTGGAGAGGCTGGGACGGGTGCACAAGAATTTGTGTCGGAAAATTCTTCGGCAAATTCTAGTGCCGATCAAAAAACGGATTCTTTGTACCAGGAAATTGTAGGAAAGGACTCTTCAATTTCTTTGGAAAATGTTGTTGAGGAAACTCCTTCTTCCAGCAGCACCAATACGTGGATTGGTCTTAGTTCCAGCGAATCCATTGAAACATCAAGTTCTAGTGAAATTCAAAATCAATCAAGTGAAATTTCTAATCAACCTAGTTTAAATGAAGTTGTCGAACTGCTTCCAAACAATGGTATTCCCTATATCCGCATTACGGTTCCCGATAGTGTAGCGTTAAATGACACCACCGAAAATGGGGAGGCCGTTTATAGTGAGGCATTCATTGAGATTGCGGGGAACGGACTGTATGGCGACGTGAAGGCGGCGGGGAAGGTTCGTTACCGCGGAAATTCTACTCGCCTGTGGTATCCTAAGAAACCGTACCGCATCAAGTTTAACGAGAAGGTGGAAGTTCTTGGGTTGGCTGCCAATAAGGATTGGGTCTTGCTGGCCAATTACCGCGATCAGAGCAAGTTCATGAATGCCGTAGTTTTCGACATGGCCCGCAACATGGGAAACTTCAAGTTTGTGAACGCCAACCGTTTTGTAGAAGTAGAAGTGAACGGTGATTACAAGGGCGTCTACCAGCTGACAGAACAGATTGAGCAGGCTGCCAACCGTGTGAACATTGACAAGGCTACAGGTGTATTGTTCAATATGGATAAGGATGATGGCCCGGAATTGAATACTTGGGAACACAACAATTTCTGGAGCAGCGTTTACAAGTTGCCTATGGCTGTGAAGTATCCAAAGGATGTTACGGCTACCGCTCTGGAATCCATCCAGGCGGATTTCGCGAAAGTGGAACAGGCCGTTGCTGATGGCGATTTCGCAACGTTCTCTGCCCTGATGGATGTGGCGACTTTCATAGACTACTTGATTATTCAGGAAGTGACCCGCAATGTGGAATTGGAGGCTCCCCGCAGCACATATCTTTACAAGGAAAGCTCTGAGGGCAAATATGCCTTCGGCCCCATTTGGGATTATGACGGCGGTTTCGGCTACAGCTGGAATGAAGAAACCTTTGAATACTTCGGCGAGAATTCCTGGATCTTAAGTAGCGGCAATCCTAGCAAGAGTCCCTTCAATTGTGTCGCAGAAAACATGAGTGCATGGGGTTATTGTAACACCGCAAATAATGGGGCCGGCGGCCGCGGCGGTATGGGTGGATTCGGCGGGTTTGGTCCCGGCGGTTCCGCAGCGGCCTGGGATGGCTACGGCGAAAGCGGTTTCTTTACCAACATGTTCAGCAACGAAGAATTCCTGGCTGCCTATAAGGCCCGCTGGAATGAACTGAAAGATGTTTTGTTTGATTATGCAACCGCTAATCTAGACGGCTATGTGACGCAGTGCCAGAAAGCTCTGGAAAATGATGCCGCACGCTGGCAACCCAAACGCAGCTACGTCACGGATGTTGCCTCCCTTAAAAGCTGGCTGCAAAAAAGGATTGCTGATTACTCGAGTATAGTGGCCGCGTATTAATTCGAAGTTTGTTTGGGTAAAAAAAGACCAGTCTCAAAATGAGAACTGGTCTTTTTATTAGTCCTTTAGGGATTATCCGCCACGAACGTGGCGGATGTAAAAACCGCCCGCTATGCGGGTGGATTAAAGCTTAAGCATTTCTGAATTTTGAAAAAGGAATGTCCCCAAATTGGTAATGTTTAGTTGTTCAAGCCAACACTATCAAAATGGAGACATCCCAAAATGGCAGAAAGTCTAGCGCACACAAAGTATGTGTGCAAATATCATATTGTATTTACTCCCAAGTACCGTCGCAAAGTCATCTTTTACGAATTGCGGGCAGATATCCGCCAAATTATAAAAGATTTGTGCAAATGGAAAGGTGTGACCATAATTGAAGGGCATCTAATGTGCGACCACATTCATCTACTCCTTTCAATACCTCCCAAATATTCGGTCTCAAATTTTATGGGCTACTTAAAAGGTAAATCAGCGATGATGATTTTTGAGCGGCATGCCAACTTGAAATACAAGTACGGTAATAAACACTTCTGGGCCACGGGGTATTACGTGAGTACGGTGGGTTTAAACACTGCGACCGTACAAAAGTATATCCGAGAGCAGGAGAAAGCTGATCAGATAGAAGATAAGCTGACTACAAAAGAATACGCCGACCCTTTCAAGGGTGGCCGGTAATCAGTCCACAATGGCTTGAACGAAGAGAAAGCCAGCGTCATTAAGGCGCTGGCAGTAATAACCCCTTCTAGGGGTAGATCAAACCACCCCTCTTAGGGGTGGTTTGTGATTTGTGGATCCTATCGGTCGCAAAGCTCCCTCCAGGATGACGTCTTTGATTACTTCAAAGCGGCAATCCGTGAGTCACAAGCAGCCGGTATTAACCGGCTGTGGTGACGAGAGCACTCGCTAGTCGCAGGTTCTTTATTGCGATTAAGCGAGTGCGGCAATAATAGCGTCGCCCATGCCGGTGGTGCCGACCTTGGTGCAGCCTTCCTGGTAGATGTCGCCAGTGCGGTAGCCCTGAGAAATCACCTTTTCGCAAGCGGCTTCGATTGCGCGTGCAGCTTCTTCTTCCTTGAAGGTGTAGCGCAGCATCAAAGCGGTGGAGAGGATCTGGGCCAGCGGGTTAGCGATGCCCTTGCCAGCGATGTCCGGAGCGGAACCACCTGCCGGTTCGTACAGACCGAAGGAACCTTCAGCAATAGAAGCGGAGGGGAGGAGGCCCATGGAACCGGTGAGCATTGCGCATTCGTCGGTAAGGATGTCGCCGAACAGGTTCGGGCAGAGCATCACGTCGAAGTCGCGGGGGCGCTTGAGGAGCTGCATAGCAGCGTTGTCCACATAAAGGTGTTCGAGAGTCAGTTCCGGATAATCCTTGATGACTTCGTTCACAACTTCGCGCCACAGAACGGAAGTGGTAAGAACGTTAGCCTTATCGATGGAAGCAACCTTCTTGTTGCGGAGCATAGCGGCGTCGAAAGCGAAGCGAGCGATGCGTTCCACTTCGTAGCGGCTGTACTTCATGGTGTCGAAACCGATTTCTTCCTTGGAGCCAGGAACGCCTTCGCGGCCCTTGGGCTGACCGAAGTAAACGTCACCAGTCAGTTCACGAACGGTAAGGATGTTGAAGCCGTCACCGACGATATCGGAACGCAGCGGGCAAGCACCGGCCAGTTCCTTATAGACGCGAGCGGGGCGGAGGTTGCAGAAAAGCTTGAAGTGCTTACGGAGCGGGAGGAGAGCACCGCGTTCCGGCTGCAGGTTAGGAGGAAGGTGTTCCCACTTGGGGCCGCCCACAGAACCGAAAAGAATACAGTCAGAAGCTTCACCCAGCTTGAGGGTGGATTCCGGCAGGGGAGAACCGCTTTCGTCGTAAGCAGCGCCACCGACGTTTGCCCATTCAGCATTCACGTCGAAGCCGAACTTCTTGGAAACAACGTCCAGAACGCGGACAGCTTCCTTCATCACTTCCGGACCGATACCGTCGCCCGGGAGAACTGCAATCTTGTAATTCTTGCTCATTATTGAGTCCTTTTTAAGGTTTGTTTATTTGAACGGGTCAAATCTAGTAATTTTTCTCTCGCGGGTGGAAACTCTTGTGCTCCTGCTTGATGAATTCCTTGTCCACGTGGGTGTAGATCTGGGTGGTGCTGATGTCGGCGTGGCCCAGCAGTTCCTGCAGCACGCGAAGGTCCATGCCTGCTTCCAGGCAGTGGGTGGCGAAACTGTGCCTGAACGTGTGGGGCGACACCTGCTTTGTCAGGTGAAGCGTATGCTGCTGTACAATTTTCCAAGCGCCCATGCGGCTCATGGGCTTGCCGTGGATGTTTAAAATTACGTTGTCTGTAGTGGGGTGGGTAAGGGGGCGGCCTCGCTCGATCCATTCCCTAAGATTTTCCTTGGCTTTGCTTCCCAGAGGAATTAGACGCTGCTTGTTGCCCTTGCCGATAGGTGTCAGCCATTCGTTGTCCAGGTCCAGCTGGGAAAGCTTGATGCCTAAGGTTTCTGAGATTCGAAGTCCGGCGCTGTACATCAGTTCGAACAGGGCGGTGTCTCGCAGAGGATTCTTGCCGTGGGCCGCACTTTCAAAAACGCTGTCCACCTCTTCTCGTGTGAGATATTCTGGCAGGTAGTGGCCCAGGCGTGGTGTTGCTAACATCGACTCGGTGCTGAAGTCGTACTCACCCTGGTTCTGCATGTACTTCAGGAACCCGCGAAGGCTGGAAAAATGCCGCGCGATACTTGTGGCCGCGTACTCCGCCTGGTCTCCATCTTTCTTTTTGCTTTGCAGCGCAGAGCCCGAAGCGTCGTCGCCTTTAACCCGGCTGGCAGTAGCAGTCAAAAACTGATCCAACTTCTCGGGAGTCAGTTCCTTCAAGTCAAGAGATTGATCGTCTAGCCAACCGACGAAGTGTCGCAGGTCCTCCTGATAGCTTTGAATCGTGG from Fibrobacter sp. encodes the following:
- the leuB gene encoding 3-isopropylmalate dehydrogenase, producing the protein MSKNYKIAVLPGDGIGPEVMKEAVRVLDVVSKKFGFDVNAEWANVGGAAYDESGSPLPESTLKLGEASDCILFGSVGGPKWEHLPPNLQPERGALLPLRKHFKLFCNLRPARVYKELAGACPLRSDIVGDGFNILTVRELTGDVYFGQPKGREGVPGSKEEIGFDTMKYSRYEVERIARFAFDAAMLRNKKVASIDKANVLTTSVLWREVVNEVIKDYPELTLEHLYVDNAAMQLLKRPRDFDVMLCPNLFGDILTDECAMLTGSMGLLPSASIAEGSFGLYEPAGGSAPDIAGKGIANPLAQILSTALMLRYTFKEEEAARAIEAACEKVISQGYRTGDIYQEGCTKVGTTGMGDAIIAALA
- the tnpA gene encoding IS200/IS605 family transposase; this encodes MAESLAHTKYVCKYHIVFTPKYRRKVIFYELRADIRQIIKDLCKWKGVTIIEGHLMCDHIHLLLSIPPKYSVSNFMGYLKGKSAMMIFERHANLKYKYGNKHFWATGYYVSTVGLNTATVQKYIREQEKADQIEDKLTTKEYADPFKGGR
- a CDS encoding CotH kinase family protein is translated as MENVVEETPSSSSTNTWIGLSSSESIETSSSSEIQNQSSEISNQPSLNEVVELLPNNGIPYIRITVPDSVALNDTTENGEAVYSEAFIEIAGNGLYGDVKAAGKVRYRGNSTRLWYPKKPYRIKFNEKVEVLGLAANKDWVLLANYRDQSKFMNAVVFDMARNMGNFKFVNANRFVEVEVNGDYKGVYQLTEQIEQAANRVNIDKATGVLFNMDKDDGPELNTWEHNNFWSSVYKLPMAVKYPKDVTATALESIQADFAKVEQAVADGDFATFSALMDVATFIDYLIIQEVTRNVELEAPRSTYLYKESSEGKYAFGPIWDYDGGFGYSWNEETFEYFGENSWILSSGNPSKSPFNCVAENMSAWGYCNTANNGAGGRGGMGGFGGFGPGGSAAAWDGYGESGFFTNMFSNEEFLAAYKARWNELKDVLFDYATANLDGYVTQCQKALENDAARWQPKRSYVTDVASLKSWLQKRIADYSSIVAAY
- a CDS encoding tyrosine recombinase gives rise to the protein MSLNSNRLDAYLAFLGVERNLSPATIQSYQEDLRHFVGWLDDQSLDLKELTPEKLDQFLTATASRVKGDDASGSALQSKKKDGDQAEYAATSIARHFSSLRGFLKYMQNQGEYDFSTESMLATPRLGHYLPEYLTREEVDSVFESAAHGKNPLRDTALFELMYSAGLRISETLGIKLSQLDLDNEWLTPIGKGNKQRLIPLGSKAKENLREWIERGRPLTHPTTDNVILNIHGKPMSRMGAWKIVQQHTLHLTKQVSPHTFRHSFATHCLEAGMDLRVLQELLGHADISTTQIYTHVDKEFIKQEHKSFHPREKNY